The Mesorhizobium sp. M1D.F.Ca.ET.043.01.1.1 genome contains a region encoding:
- a CDS encoding PAS-domain containing protein: MADLDETGGTGGMRNPLEAAVARGDDSSGNEQHLADLDRTMDAMHMGIVLLDARLDTLIINKAYRDLSRIPDGAVAVGAPFSHLMDLNRRNGIYGEIGEQEWQRYLAARIAEIRAGSVAPREFVHADGRTMMFSVTALSEGKRLLTYYDVTEVKRRDAEIERANARTAETFTNLRLMVDSMPIGVIVLDTDLRAEVINRAFYDFWKIDPRRATVGCGFRELMEASRDADPYGADEAAWQRHIAEREAEIRAGVAGSRQLPRIDGRTLIASLAPLAGGKRLISYVDITDMKHRETEADDARKNLATVLESLPAGVIIYDRDDKFVFANRKLQDTLPALKPAWQAGCTFREALTLGHSVGYFRSSGDAEVDKLYSIEKERWLDAMLGRYRLPNSSYERQNPDGRWYQVYDMRTDDGTFIGVRVDISDLKAREKALRDSMRQIDLYRHVMDELPVAAFIKAEDLSIEFVNKAWCALTGIPKEDVIGKTDRQLFGTHDAESYSQDDTEVVATGKGREVEEPVTHRDGTVRQLMTRKNRLVAIDGSVHLVGSSTDITDVKARERALKESMSENEVFRSLIDNVPVSIYAKRSDLRQFYVNKGWSDLTGFSKDEAIGKTDVEIFGADGEAFIAGDLAVLRTGETQEIEEKVTLPDGSVRHQFARKGAMIASDGSLYLIGSTTDITELKQREAELSEARQRAVLADRAKSEFLANMSHEIRTPMNGVLGMAELLAKSDLDPKQKTFTDIIVKSGNALLTIINDILDFSKIDAGQLVLDPAPFNLAEAVEDVATLVSTRAKEKDLELIVRVQPGLDGQFVGDVGRLRQIVTNLLGNAVKFTDEGHVLVDVTGERVPAGTRLTISITDTGIGIPEDKLKLVFEKFSQVDTSSTRRHEGTGLGLAITSRLVELMGGEIGVDSAEGKGSTFWFTVTLPRAERGGQRIMPVDVTGARVLIVDDNAVNRSILSEQMASWTFDSCAAESGAEGLKVLIAAAAYGVPVDCVVLDYQMPGMTGAEMARIVRNTVGLAHTPIIMLTSVDQSLATAAYRDLGIDAQLIKPARSSILLETLVATIQRHRHTTAAARPPLATGTGSAHGVPPQPSQPQVPAAASNRTLLQPPSVRARPRPAGAERGLDILVAEDNEVNQLVFTQILGETGYQFEIVGNGRKALDAFSKLNPRMILMDVSMPEMSGLEATAAIRRLEAEMGTHVPIVGVTAHALKGDRERCLEAGMDDYLPKPISPKALLEKLERWLGSNAEVRRSAG, encoded by the coding sequence ATGGCGGACTTGGACGAGACGGGCGGGACAGGCGGCATGCGCAATCCCCTCGAAGCAGCGGTTGCGCGTGGCGACGATTCGTCCGGCAACGAACAGCATCTTGCCGATCTCGATCGCACGATGGACGCCATGCATATGGGCATCGTGCTTTTGGACGCCCGGCTCGACACGTTGATCATCAACAAGGCCTATCGCGACCTGTCCAGGATTCCGGACGGGGCCGTGGCCGTCGGTGCCCCATTCAGCCACCTGATGGACCTCAACCGCCGCAACGGCATCTATGGCGAGATCGGCGAACAGGAGTGGCAGCGCTACCTCGCCGCCCGGATCGCGGAGATCCGCGCCGGATCCGTCGCGCCGCGCGAGTTCGTCCATGCCGACGGCCGGACGATGATGTTCTCGGTGACGGCGCTGTCCGAAGGCAAGCGCCTGCTGACCTACTATGATGTCACAGAGGTCAAGCGCCGCGACGCCGAGATCGAGAGAGCCAACGCCAGGACGGCCGAGACGTTCACCAATCTTCGACTGATGGTTGATTCGATGCCGATCGGCGTCATCGTCCTCGATACCGATCTCAGGGCGGAGGTCATCAACCGCGCCTTCTACGACTTCTGGAAGATCGATCCGCGCCGCGCCACGGTGGGCTGCGGCTTCCGCGAGCTGATGGAGGCGAGCCGCGACGCCGACCCCTATGGCGCCGACGAGGCGGCCTGGCAACGCCACATCGCCGAACGCGAGGCGGAAATCCGGGCGGGTGTCGCCGGCTCCAGGCAGTTGCCGCGCATTGACGGCCGCACGCTGATCGCCTCGCTGGCGCCGCTTGCCGGCGGCAAGCGGCTCATCTCCTATGTCGACATCACCGACATGAAGCATCGCGAGACTGAGGCCGACGATGCGCGCAAGAACCTCGCCACCGTGCTGGAATCGCTGCCGGCCGGGGTCATCATCTACGATCGGGACGACAAATTCGTCTTCGCCAACCGCAAGCTGCAGGATACGCTGCCGGCGCTGAAACCGGCCTGGCAAGCGGGCTGCACGTTCCGCGAGGCACTCACTCTCGGTCATTCCGTCGGCTATTTCCGGTCGAGCGGCGACGCCGAGGTCGACAAGCTCTACAGCATCGAGAAGGAACGCTGGCTCGACGCCATGCTCGGGCGCTATCGTTTGCCAAATTCCTCCTACGAGCGCCAGAATCCCGACGGTCGCTGGTACCAGGTCTACGACATGAGGACCGACGACGGCACGTTCATCGGCGTGCGCGTCGACATTTCCGATCTCAAGGCGCGCGAGAAGGCGCTGCGCGACTCGATGCGCCAGATCGACCTCTACCGGCATGTCATGGACGAACTGCCGGTGGCGGCCTTCATCAAGGCAGAGGATCTCAGCATCGAGTTCGTCAACAAGGCCTGGTGCGCGCTGACCGGCATCCCCAAGGAAGATGTCATCGGCAAGACGGACCGCCAGCTTTTCGGCACCCATGATGCCGAGAGCTACAGCCAAGACGACACCGAGGTCGTCGCCACCGGCAAGGGGCGCGAGGTCGAGGAACCGGTCACCCATCGCGACGGCACCGTGCGGCAGCTGATGACGCGCAAGAACCGGCTGGTGGCCATCGACGGTTCGGTGCATCTGGTCGGTTCCAGCACCGACATCACCGACGTCAAGGCGCGGGAGCGGGCGCTCAAGGAAAGCATGAGCGAGAACGAGGTGTTCCGCAGCCTGATCGACAACGTGCCGGTGTCGATCTATGCCAAGCGCTCGGATCTGCGGCAGTTCTACGTCAACAAGGGCTGGTCGGATCTCACCGGCTTCAGCAAGGACGAGGCGATCGGCAAGACCGACGTCGAAATTTTCGGCGCGGACGGCGAAGCTTTCATCGCGGGGGATCTCGCGGTGCTGCGCACCGGCGAGACGCAGGAGATCGAGGAAAAGGTGACGCTGCCCGACGGCAGCGTGCGCCACCAGTTCGCGCGCAAGGGCGCGATGATCGCGTCCGACGGCTCGCTCTACCTGATCGGGTCGACCACGGACATAACGGAACTGAAGCAGCGCGAGGCCGAGCTTAGCGAGGCGCGCCAGCGCGCCGTGCTCGCCGACCGCGCCAAGTCGGAGTTCCTCGCCAATATGAGCCACGAGATCCGGACCCCGATGAACGGCGTGCTCGGCATGGCCGAGCTGCTCGCCAAGTCCGACCTCGACCCGAAGCAGAAGACGTTCACCGACATCATCGTCAAATCGGGCAACGCGCTGCTCACCATCATCAACGACATCCTCGACTTCTCCAAGATCGACGCCGGCCAGCTGGTGCTCGACCCGGCGCCCTTCAATCTCGCCGAGGCGGTCGAGGATGTGGCGACGCTTGTGTCGACGCGCGCCAAGGAGAAAGACCTCGAGCTCATCGTCCGCGTCCAGCCCGGGCTCGACGGGCAGTTCGTCGGCGATGTCGGCCGCCTCAGGCAGATCGTCACCAACCTGCTCGGCAACGCGGTGAAATTCACCGACGAGGGCCACGTGCTGGTCGACGTCACCGGCGAGCGGGTTCCGGCCGGCACCAGGCTCACCATCTCGATCACCGATACGGGTATCGGCATTCCCGAGGACAAGCTGAAGCTGGTGTTCGAGAAGTTCAGCCAGGTCGACACCTCCTCGACGAGGCGGCACGAGGGCACCGGCCTCGGCCTTGCCATCACCTCGCGGCTGGTCGAGCTGATGGGCGGCGAGATCGGCGTCGACAGCGCCGAGGGCAAGGGCTCGACCTTCTGGTTCACCGTCACGCTGCCGCGGGCGGAGCGCGGCGGGCAACGGATCATGCCGGTCGACGTGACCGGCGCTCGCGTGCTGATCGTCGACGACAACGCCGTCAACCGCTCGATCCTGAGCGAGCAGATGGCGTCGTGGACCTTCGATTCCTGCGCGGCCGAAAGCGGCGCCGAGGGACTGAAGGTGCTGATCGCGGCCGCCGCCTATGGCGTGCCTGTCGACTGCGTCGTGCTCGACTACCAGATGCCGGGCATGACAGGCGCCGAAATGGCGCGCATCGTGCGCAATACGGTCGGCCTCGCGCATACGCCGATCATCATGCTGACCTCGGTCGACCAGTCGCTCGCCACCGCCGCCTACCGCGATCTCGGCATCGATGCGCAACTGATCAAGCCGGCACGCTCCTCCATCCTCCTGGAGACGCTGGTCGCCACCATCCAGCGCCATCGCCACACAACGGCGGCCGCCCGGCCGCCGCTGGCAACCGGAACCGGTTCCGCGCATGGCGTGCCGCCGCAGCCATCGCAGCCGCAGGTGCCCGCGGCGGCGTCGAATCGTACCCTGCTGCAGCCGCCGTCCGTCCGCGCGCGCCCGCGCCCGGCCGGCGCGGAGCGCGGGCTCGACATCCTCGTCGCCGAGGACAATGAGGTGAACCAGCTGGTGTTCACACAGATCCTCGGCGAGACAGGCTATCAGTTCGAAATCGTCGGCAACGGCCGCAAGGCGCTGGACGCCTTCAGCAAGCTCAACCCGCGCATGATCCTGATGGATGTGTCGATGCCCGAGATGAGCGGTCTGGAGGCGACCGCCGCCATCCGCCGGCTCGAAGCGGAGATGGGGACGCATGTGCCGATCGTCGGCGTCACCGCGCATGCGCTGAAGGGGGACCGAGAGCGCTGCCTGGAAGCCGGCATGGACGACTACCTGCCGAAGCCGATCAGCCCGAAGGCGTTGCTCGAAAAGCTCGAAAGATGGCTCGGGTCGAACGCCGAAGTCCGGCGCAGCGCCGGCTAA
- the pstS gene encoding phosphate ABC transporter substrate-binding protein PstS, producing the protein MRHFIRSAAVAIAMATASTLTLSAAWAADISGAGATFPYPIYAKWADAYKKETGIGLNYQSIGSGGGIKQIKAKTVTFGASDAPLKGDELDGTGLAQFPMVMGGIVPVVNLEGVKPGELVLDGPTLADIFLGKITSWDDAAIKKLNPDVKLPSQAIAVVHRSDGSGTTFNFTYYLGDVSADWKGKVGVDKAVEWPVGIGAKGNEGVANNVSQTGGAIGYVEYAYAKQNKLTYTDLVNKDGKKVEPTAAAFSAAAASADWNSQPGYGVILANQAGAESWPMTSATWILVYKKPDDAAATTEALKFFAWSYAKGDDMAAELDYVPMPDAVVKSVEEMWGKDIVDANGKPLYSGM; encoded by the coding sequence ATGAGACATTTCATCCGCTCGGCGGCCGTTGCGATCGCAATGGCTACGGCGTCCACGCTCACCCTGTCCGCCGCTTGGGCTGCGGACATCTCCGGTGCCGGCGCCACCTTCCCCTATCCGATCTACGCGAAGTGGGCCGACGCCTACAAAAAGGAGACCGGCATCGGTCTCAACTATCAGTCGATCGGTTCCGGCGGCGGCATCAAGCAGATCAAGGCCAAGACCGTCACCTTCGGCGCCTCCGACGCGCCGCTGAAGGGCGACGAACTTGACGGCACCGGCCTCGCGCAGTTCCCGATGGTGATGGGCGGCATCGTTCCGGTCGTCAACCTCGAAGGCGTCAAGCCCGGTGAACTCGTGCTCGACGGCCCGACGCTGGCCGATATCTTCCTCGGCAAGATCACAAGCTGGGATGACGCGGCGATCAAGAAGCTCAACCCCGACGTCAAGTTGCCTTCGCAGGCGATCGCCGTGGTTCACCGTTCAGACGGTTCGGGCACCACGTTCAACTTCACCTACTATCTCGGCGACGTCAGCGCGGACTGGAAGGGTAAGGTCGGCGTCGACAAGGCTGTGGAATGGCCCGTCGGCATCGGCGCCAAGGGCAATGAGGGCGTTGCCAACAACGTCTCGCAGACCGGCGGCGCGATCGGCTATGTCGAATATGCTTACGCCAAGCAGAACAAGCTGACCTACACCGACCTGGTCAACAAGGACGGCAAGAAGGTCGAGCCGACCGCTGCGGCGTTCTCGGCCGCGGCGGCCAGTGCCGACTGGAACTCGCAGCCGGGCTACGGCGTGATCCTGGCCAACCAGGCTGGCGCCGAATCCTGGCCGATGACTTCGGCCACCTGGATCCTCGTCTACAAGAAGCCCGACGACGCCGCGGCCACGACCGAAGCGCTCAAGTTCTTCGCCTGGTCCTACGCCAAGGGCGACGACATGGCCGCCGAGCTGGACTATGTTCCGATGCCCGACGCGGTGGTGAAGAGCGTCGAGGAAATGTGGGGCAAGGACATCGTCGACGCGAACGGCAAGCCGCTCTATTCCGGCATGTAA
- the pstC gene encoding phosphate ABC transporter permease subunit PstC has protein sequence MTAVSEAVAPSVTRSREATVRRFALTDTIFRTATRLSAILVLVLLGGVAISLIAGSWEALSKFGFSFLTTESWNPVTENFGALAPIYGTIVTSAIAILIAVPIGIGIAIFLTELCPRPLRRPIGIAVELLAGIPSIIYGIWGLFVFAPFLQTTVQPFIIGLFHGIPGLSSLFAGPPYGIGLLTSSLILAIMVLPFITSITKDVFDTVPAVLKESAYGIGCTTWEVTRRVTIPYTRVGIMGGVMLGLGRALGETMAVTFVIGNAHRISASLFAPGTTISATIANEFTEADGELYTSSLVSLGLILFIITFIILALARYMLLRIDSRTGA, from the coding sequence ATGACTGCTGTTTCCGAAGCCGTGGCACCGTCCGTCACGCGGTCCAGAGAAGCGACGGTGCGCCGCTTCGCCCTCACCGACACGATCTTCCGGACGGCCACGCGCCTTTCCGCCATCCTTGTGCTGGTCCTGCTCGGCGGGGTCGCGATCTCGCTGATCGCCGGCTCGTGGGAGGCCCTGTCCAAGTTCGGCTTCTCCTTCCTGACCACCGAATCCTGGAACCCGGTCACCGAGAATTTCGGTGCCCTGGCGCCGATCTACGGCACCATCGTCACCTCGGCCATCGCCATTCTCATTGCCGTGCCGATCGGCATCGGCATCGCCATCTTCCTCACCGAGCTCTGCCCGCGCCCGCTCCGGCGCCCGATCGGCATCGCGGTCGAGCTGCTCGCCGGCATTCCCTCGATCATCTACGGCATCTGGGGCCTGTTCGTCTTCGCGCCCTTCCTGCAGACGACGGTGCAGCCCTTCATCATCGGCCTTTTCCACGGCATACCGGGCCTTTCCAGCCTGTTTGCCGGTCCGCCCTACGGCATCGGCCTGCTGACCTCGTCGCTCATCCTTGCCATCATGGTGCTGCCCTTTATCACCTCGATCACCAAGGACGTGTTCGATACGGTGCCGGCGGTGCTGAAGGAATCAGCCTACGGCATCGGCTGCACGACCTGGGAAGTGACCCGGCGCGTGACCATTCCCTACACCCGCGTCGGCATCATGGGCGGCGTCATGCTCGGCCTCGGCCGCGCGCTCGGCGAGACGATGGCCGTCACCTTCGTCATCGGCAACGCGCACCGCATCAGCGCCTCGCTGTTTGCGCCGGGCACGACGATCTCGGCGACCATCGCCAACGAATTCACCGAGGCCGACGGCGAGCTCTATACGTCCTCGCTGGTCTCGCTCGGCCTGATCCTGTTCATCATCACCTTCATCATACTCGCGCTCGCACGCTACATGCTGTTGCGCATCGATAGCCGCACGGGAGCCTGA
- the pstA gene encoding phosphate ABC transporter permease PstA, with product MSTAASLHQSRKRKNAVMMALCVVAAGIGLAWLALILGALIYKGVSGVSLAVFTEMTPPPGDAGGLLNAIYGSIVMTIIGIIVGTPIGVLAGTYMAEYGRFSRLTTVVRFINDILLSAPSIIVGLFVYELMVRPMGHFSAIAGAVALSILVIPVVVRTTEDMLNLVPNALREAGTAIGAPRWVVIRSVAYRAALSGIVTGILLAIARISGETAPLLFTALNNQFWSSNLNAPMASLPVTIFQFALSPYEEWQQLAWTGALIITLTVLGLSIFARSLTGRREDR from the coding sequence ATGTCGACAGCCGCATCGCTCCACCAGAGCCGCAAGCGCAAGAACGCCGTGATGATGGCGCTGTGCGTCGTCGCCGCGGGCATCGGTCTTGCCTGGCTGGCGCTGATCCTCGGCGCGCTGATCTACAAGGGCGTCTCCGGTGTCTCGCTGGCGGTCTTTACCGAGATGACGCCGCCGCCCGGCGACGCCGGCGGCCTGCTCAACGCCATCTACGGCAGCATCGTGATGACCATCATCGGCATCATCGTCGGCACGCCGATCGGCGTGCTGGCCGGCACCTACATGGCCGAGTACGGGCGCTTCTCGCGTCTCACCACGGTGGTGCGTTTCATCAACGACATCCTTTTGTCGGCGCCGTCGATCATCGTCGGCCTGTTCGTCTATGAGCTGATGGTGCGGCCGATGGGGCATTTCTCGGCGATCGCCGGCGCGGTGGCGCTGTCCATCTTGGTGATCCCCGTCGTGGTGCGCACCACCGAGGACATGCTCAACCTTGTGCCCAACGCGCTGCGCGAAGCCGGCACCGCCATCGGCGCGCCGCGCTGGGTGGTGATCCGCTCCGTCGCCTATCGTGCCGCGCTTTCCGGCATCGTCACCGGCATATTGCTGGCGATCGCCCGCATTTCAGGCGAGACGGCGCCGCTGCTGTTCACCGCGCTCAACAACCAGTTCTGGTCGAGCAATCTCAACGCGCCGATGGCCAGCCTGCCGGTGACCATCTTCCAGTTCGCGCTCAGCCCCTATGAGGAATGGCAGCAACTGGCCTGGACGGGCGCACTCATAATCACCCTGACGGTTCTCGGGCTGAGCATTTTCGCCCGCAGCCTTACCGGACGCAGAGAGGACAGATGA
- the pstB gene encoding phosphate ABC transporter ATP-binding protein PstB has protein sequence MKPMLSTDLNVAETAVEKAKIEVKNLNFFYGQSKALKDINLSLPERSVTAFIGPSGCGKSTLLRVLNRIYELYPKQSAEGQVLLDGKNILDRSQDLNLLRTKIGMVFQKPTPFPMSIYENIAFGVRLYEKISKAEMDNRVESALKRAALWNEVKDKLNASGQSLSGGQQQRLCIARTVAVKPEVILLDEPASALDPLSTAKIEELIDELQADYTIVIVTHNMQQAARVSRQTAFMYLGELVEFDRTEKIFTSPREKRTQDYITGRFG, from the coding sequence ATGAAACCGATGTTGTCCACCGACCTTAACGTAGCCGAGACGGCCGTCGAAAAGGCCAAGATCGAGGTCAAGAACCTCAACTTCTTCTATGGCCAGTCGAAGGCGCTGAAGGACATCAACCTGTCACTGCCGGAGCGCAGCGTCACCGCCTTCATCGGGCCGTCGGGCTGCGGGAAGTCGACGCTGCTGCGCGTGCTGAACCGAATCTACGAACTCTACCCGAAGCAGAGCGCCGAAGGCCAGGTGCTGCTCGACGGCAAGAACATCCTCGACCGCTCGCAGGACCTCAACCTGCTCAGGACCAAGATCGGCATGGTGTTCCAGAAGCCGACGCCGTTCCCGATGTCGATCTACGAGAACATCGCCTTCGGCGTCCGGCTGTATGAGAAGATCAGCAAGGCCGAGATGGACAACCGGGTCGAGTCGGCGCTGAAGCGGGCGGCGCTGTGGAACGAGGTCAAGGACAAGCTCAACGCCAGCGGCCAGAGCCTTTCGGGTGGCCAGCAGCAGCGGCTCTGCATCGCCCGCACGGTGGCGGTGAAGCCGGAGGTCATCCTGCTCGACGAGCCGGCATCGGCGCTCGATCCGCTGTCGACGGCCAAGATCGAGGAGCTGATCGACGAGCTGCAGGCCGACTACACGATCGTGATCGTCACCCACAACATGCAGCAGGCGGCGCGTGTGTCGCGGCAGACGGCGTTCATGTATCTCGGCGAGCTGGTCGAGTTCGACCGGACCGAGAAGATCTTCACCTCGCCTCGCGAGAAGCGCACCCAGGACTACATCACCGGCCGCTTCGGCTGA
- the phoU gene encoding phosphate signaling complex protein PhoU: MMAHTVASFDEDLRQISQLIRDMGDLAGSMVGASTKALLNSDNAMAQRVVSDDAIMDARQRELDDRAITLIAKRQPMADDLRSVVGAIRMAGDLERIGDLAKNIAKRVGSVGVSAAPRDLSHSIDSMAQLVLIQVQGVIEEYTAGDATALAKLRNDDERIDVKYTSVFRELLTYMMEDPRNITACTHLLFCAKNLERIGDHVTNIAENAYYVLTGTQLPANRPKQDETAMSAPAA, encoded by the coding sequence ATCATGGCCCATACGGTCGCTTCCTTCGACGAGGATCTGAGGCAGATCAGCCAGCTTATCCGTGACATGGGCGATCTTGCCGGGTCGATGGTCGGCGCGTCGACCAAGGCTCTGCTCAACTCCGACAACGCGATGGCGCAGCGCGTGGTCTCCGACGATGCCATCATGGACGCGCGGCAGCGCGAGCTCGACGACCGCGCCATCACGCTGATCGCCAAACGCCAGCCGATGGCCGACGACCTGCGCAGCGTGGTCGGCGCCATCCGCATGGCCGGCGACCTCGAGCGCATCGGCGACCTTGCCAAGAACATCGCCAAGCGCGTCGGCTCGGTCGGCGTCAGCGCCGCGCCGCGCGACCTGTCGCACTCCATCGATTCGATGGCGCAGCTGGTGCTGATCCAGGTCCAGGGCGTGATCGAGGAATATACGGCGGGCGACGCCACGGCGCTCGCCAAGCTGCGCAACGACGACGAGCGCATCGACGTCAAATACACCTCCGTCTTCCGCGAGCTCCTGACCTACATGATGGAAGACCCGCGCAACATCACGGCTTGCACGCATCTTTTGTTCTGCGCCAAGAATCTGGAGCGCATCGGCGACCATGTGACCAATATCGCCGAGAACGCCTATTATGTGCTGACCGGCACGCAATTGCCCGCGAACCGTCCGAAACAGGACGAGACGGCGATGTCGGCGCCGGCGGCCTGA
- the phoB gene encoding phosphate regulon transcriptional regulator PhoB, with translation MIAPRIMVVEDEEPLGVLLRYNLESEGYQVEVVTRGDEAEIRLQENVPDLLVLDWMVPAVSGIELCRRLRMRPETERLPIIMLTARGEESDRVRGLSTGADDYLVKPFSTPEFMARVKALLRRAKPEVLSSVLKVGDIVLDRESHRVYRKKSEIRLGPTEFRLLEFMMRHPGRVFSRSQLLDNVWGETIYIDERTVDVHVGRLRKAVNNGRMPDVIRTIRGAGYAIRED, from the coding sequence ATGATCGCGCCACGCATCATGGTGGTGGAGGATGAGGAGCCGCTGGGGGTGCTGCTCCGTTACAACCTCGAATCCGAAGGCTATCAGGTCGAGGTGGTGACCCGCGGCGACGAGGCCGAGATCCGCCTGCAGGAGAACGTGCCTGACCTTCTGGTGCTCGACTGGATGGTGCCGGCGGTTTCCGGCATCGAGCTTTGCCGGCGGCTCAGGATGCGGCCCGAGACCGAACGGCTGCCGATCATCATGCTGACGGCGCGCGGCGAGGAAAGCGATCGCGTGCGCGGCCTCTCGACGGGCGCCGACGACTACCTGGTCAAGCCGTTCTCGACGCCGGAATTCATGGCCCGGGTCAAGGCGCTGCTGCGTCGCGCCAAACCGGAGGTGCTGTCCAGCGTGCTCAAGGTCGGCGACATCGTGCTCGACCGCGAATCGCACCGCGTCTACCGCAAGAAGAGCGAGATCAGGCTCGGCCCGACCGAGTTCCGGCTTCTCGAATTCATGATGCGGCATCCCGGCCGGGTGTTCTCGCGCAGCCAGCTGCTCGACAATGTCTGGGGCGAGACGATCTATATCGACGAGCGCACGGTGGACGTGCATGTAGGACGCCTGCGCAAGGCGGTCAACAACGGCCGCATGCCGGATGTCATCCGCACCATCCGCGGGGCGGGTTACGCGATCCGCGAGGATTAG
- a CDS encoding ROK family transcriptional regulator codes for MSVGIRHDDLRRRNRAMVLSAVRRAGQPSRTEIAATTGLSHSTISAISADLIQEGILAESRPSETASLKRGRPQVGLALNPEVAAVVTVVLSLNFLSVAVIDYAGQVIAEEQRRLDTLTMPREELIGECIAIVRRRLEDPDLDVGSVARLAMGIQGITDSHARAMLWSPITPLTDIPFADILEKEFGIPATMENDCNMMAVALQWRDPDRYRDNFIAILLSHGIGMGLVLKGELFTGTHSSGGEFGHMIHRPGGALCRCGRRGCVEAYAGNYAIWRSAMKMSEDAEPVDVGDADMRALAAKAREKDGPEREAYRRAGEALGFSLGSLFALIDPAPVAMVGVSAAAFDLIEPALREAIAQTAGGQHSQSISFDTEPNELPLIREGCAMRALTFVDQEIFAPGVQARTGKHVA; via the coding sequence ATGTCGGTCGGAATCCGCCACGACGACCTGCGCCGGCGCAACCGCGCCATGGTGCTTTCGGCCGTGCGCCGGGCCGGCCAGCCGTCGCGAACGGAAATCGCCGCAACCACCGGACTCAGCCACTCGACCATTTCGGCGATCAGCGCGGACCTGATCCAGGAAGGCATCCTGGCCGAGAGCAGGCCGAGCGAGACCGCTTCGCTGAAGCGCGGCCGGCCGCAGGTCGGCCTCGCCCTCAATCCCGAGGTGGCGGCGGTGGTGACGGTGGTGCTGTCGCTGAATTTCCTCTCTGTCGCCGTCATCGACTATGCCGGCCAGGTCATCGCCGAGGAGCAGCGTCGCCTCGATACCCTTACCATGCCGCGCGAAGAGCTGATCGGCGAATGCATTGCGATCGTGCGGCGCCGGCTGGAGGATCCGGACCTCGATGTCGGCAGCGTCGCCCGCCTCGCCATGGGCATCCAGGGCATCACCGATTCCCATGCCCGTGCCATGCTGTGGTCGCCGATCACGCCGCTGACCGACATTCCCTTCGCCGACATCCTGGAAAAGGAATTCGGCATCCCGGCGACCATGGAGAACGACTGCAACATGATGGCGGTGGCGCTGCAATGGCGCGACCCCGACCGCTATCGCGACAATTTCATCGCCATCCTGCTCTCGCACGGCATCGGCATGGGGCTGGTGCTGAAGGGCGAGCTGTTCACCGGCACGCACTCCTCGGGCGGCGAGTTCGGCCACATGATCCACCGTCCGGGCGGCGCGCTCTGCCGCTGCGGACGGCGCGGCTGCGTCGAGGCCTATGCCGGCAACTACGCCATCTGGCGCAGCGCCATGAAGATGAGCGAGGATGCAGAGCCGGTCGATGTCGGCGATGCCGACATGCGCGCGCTCGCCGCCAAGGCGCGCGAGAAGGATGGTCCGGAGCGCGAGGCCTATCGCCGGGCGGGCGAGGCCCTGGGCTTCAGCCTCGGCAGCCTGTTCGCGCTGATCGACCCGGCGCCGGTCGCCATGGTCGGCGTCAGCGCCGCCGCCTTCGACCTGATCGAGCCGGCGCTGCGCGAGGCGATCGCCCAGACCGCCGGCGGCCAGCATTCGCAGTCGATCTCCTTCGATACCGAGCCGAACGAATTGCCGCTGATCCGCGAAGGCTGCGCCATGCGCGCGCTGACCTTCGTCGACCAGGAGATCTTCGCGCCGGGCGTTCAGGCAAGAACGGGCAAGCACGTCGCATAA